Within Amycolatopsis sp. FDAARGOS 1241, the genomic segment GCGGTTTCCCAGAACCCCGGTTCGTCCTTGGTGGTCAGTTCCAGCCCGCGCACCCACTTCGCCGACTTCCAGAAGTACAGGTGCGGCACCAGCAGCCGCGCGGGGCCGCCGTGCTCCGGCGAGAGCGGCTTGCCGTTGTACTCGTAGACGACCCACGCCTGCCCGTCGAGCAGGTCGGCGAGCGGCATGTTCGTGGTGTAACCGCCGTAGGAGTGGGCCATCACGTAGTCGGCCTCGGTGTCGAGGTCGCCCAGCAGCGTCGCCACCGGTACGCCGCGCCAGCGGGTGTCCAGTTTGGTCCACTGCGTGACGCAGTGGATGTCCACGGCGAACTTCTCGCTCGGCAGCGCCGTCATCTCGTGCCACGAGAAAGAGCGCTTCTCACCCTTCTCCGTCGTGACGGAGAACTCCCACTTGTCGAGGTTCACGCGCGGTGTCGGGCCGGCGGACAGGACGGGGAAGTCCTCCGTGAGGTACTGACCCGGTGGCAGCCGCGGGTTTCCCCCGCGGGCGCGACCGGCGAACCCAGGCGTGATGACACCCATTGCCCACTCCTCCCGAGAGACCCTGCCGCAGCCTACCCGCGCACGTGCACGCCCAGCGAGGTCACCAGCACGATCGCTTGTTCAGGGGACACGATCGCGC encodes:
- a CDS encoding sulfite oxidase-like oxidoreductase, which codes for MGVITPGFAGRARGGNPRLPPGQYLTEDFPVLSAGPTPRVNLDKWEFSVTTEKGEKRSFSWHEMTALPSEKFAVDIHCVTQWTKLDTRWRGVPVATLLGDLDTEADYVMAHSYGGYTTNMPLADLLDGQAWVVYEYNGKPLSPEHGGPARLLVPHLYFWKSAKWVRGLELTTKDEPGFWETAGYHDYGDPWREQRYQGD